Proteins from a single region of Takifugu rubripes chromosome 4, fTakRub1.2, whole genome shotgun sequence:
- the golga4 gene encoding golgin subfamily A member 4 isoform X3 — protein sequence MRREVGHLREAYKEVQLRRTGCQARNHLATSQPHRSQLLINCFFGDMFKKLKQKINEEQSPQRNAQSPQQAQSGSKGPARSPRGSINGDESASPYREETQSFAQKLQLKVPSMESLIRSGASRAENLFRSSSKENLVRSSSHDSLTPLGESESQGGPTYDPPSDIESEAEEPPGTAEALSKEQLLHRLLRVERSLGKYRGKYSELVTTYRTVQRDKEKTQAILSQSQDKALRRIGELREELQMDQQAKKHLQEEFDAALEEKDQMITVLQTQVALLKKRTKGLPAGALEGDVNQAENAPESSTQSPSKDPGDEPKAIEGEGNSDPAKLMEALQKRVKRQENLLQKCKEVMHTHKERSAQLSTENETLQEQLQERLQELEKIKELHTTEKTKLITQLGEAKNLIEQLEQDKGMVIAETKRQMHETLEMKEDEVAQLRSRLQQVTAHKEELQEQKEKAEKSAFEELERALGVAQRAEEARKQLQVQLEEQVKEVERASEEERKSLQQELTRVKQEVVTIMKKSSEETMANMEKVHSEALAAKEEEISARIDKAVEQCKEEFAQVAKEQEQQASLALEDVELQKTALRTEADNRIKEIQLELEAARTRILELESTQEKISQEESKMSHEISGQVEELKDTHREQISALEEKHQEQLGKHTETLIKQHNAALEELKEEHRKELEDLLRDKEQQLQGHIEELTRKTAEKMEATQAELDRVSTELSEASNSKRLLEERALAAEDACRLAQEEHEKRFQEWEAKHNLELTNIKREHEESLGGMEKTLKEEVNALKIVLGEKQKEIEELTTREKTLKEESREMNVKVKELEELQQSLFQSQQENERLKESNAELRKISENLDQCKKDHADLEHQLDASKNDCQQKDALLEELQNQLHQNRNELSEKEKSFTAQLNAKEEEQTCLRKQLEEEKAAHEEKMQNTVSDMEAKVKALETKLDKFKQKAKDMHESAKKKLQKQDETMKVELEKKDKELQLKEQQIQEKIIEMAQKSSEGLSSAVTELQIHHKEELEKLRETHRREVENLELHWNEKLRLQVEEITEKHSNTLQEKVQELGEISHQLSRSKEENEQVSCETRSLKEDLAIRDTTVQKLQEELNEAAVKLESLSRAEVLLKEQMESVERNLNQALSERNSLQDQLNTTNRENEEKLKSLSHECEEAEAQIKLLQGARSTESEDLKMKLEDDVIQLQAVIANKEELICTLEENLRRQTEENKNLCISVDQLTAQVNAQMEQVTALTQEKESHALSLSENVQNVEELREANRVVSESAKANESHISKLESIISDLKTQLESSINEKEKTVTQLMQQYTEERQQAAEAIERLEQERRSASEQADALRVSLSDYQRNAETRFSQNDGTITSLQARLQELEREISEKNEAVQWLTASIDNQSISKSEQDQVLSEKDQKVSGLTSELDRCVARLGELEEQLALKTGECEQVAAHLERERGSWEKERNVLSEQLQQTQAQHSQSSDLEQEMREKLGSLEEDNQKYKHKLGSEREEFQKIKDELIKEKEESLKAAEEKLSAEVGRKVSELKKKAEQKISQIRKQLTSQLEEKEQTITALQASLEEVKNRETSSKQHTETLEEKIRASEEALAKLKEDQEKQLEEILSTEKHQTEKSLEDLKNMYEEKLSVRTEEHQQTETSLHEVRASLKDILEQKEKLEAEINRLKEEIQEKDSQLQNWTQSDAEAKVERSSVQQTGSAMANNAAVEDGDGDSMESLKDKLSQMKNEKDKIHKDFTRLQKDIRSLRKEHEQDLEFLKKELMEENEKKLRVELEDMQMKHNSAIKQVLREFNTKEASKETEIDSAVKEAIAKAQVVEAELIDTHRDEVGQLKKLLTQKDEELQQTVQKYEEVLQSREQEMGDRVWQVQKELEELQERSRDNAELSVEELKAQLGEKTTLLSEARLKEQGFVERIHSLEDRIKCFHRTAVVSHLGNTLKDSGFNSTDVCSETTEIEYLRKVLFEYMMGRETKTMAKVITSILKFPPDQAQKVLEKEDSKVTPWLQTFNV from the exons AGCGGCTCAAAAGGACCAGCAAGGTCTCCCAGAGGTAGCATCAACGGGGACGAAAGCGCTTCCCCTTAC agggaggagacTCAATCATTTGCCCAGAAACTGCAGTTAAAAGTTCCCTCAATGGAGTCACTGATTCGGAGCGGTGCCAGTCGAGCGGAAAACCTGTTTCGCTCTTCATCTAAAGAGAACCTGGTCCGGAGCTCATCACATGACTCCCTGACACCATTGGGAGAAAGCGAATCCCAGGGCGGCCCCACATACGACCCCCCCTCTGACATAGAGAGCGAGGCCGAGGAACCACCAGGAACTGCAGAGGCTCTTTccaaagagcagctgctgcacagactTCTGAGGGTGGAGAGGAGTCTGGGAAAGTACAGAGGGAAGTACTCAGAG TTGGTCACTACATATCGTACAGTGCAGAGGGATAAAGAAAAAACCCAG GCCATCCTCAGTCAGAGCCAAGACAAAGCTCTCCGCAGGATCGGAGAGCTGCGCGAG gagctgcagatggaTCAGCAGGCCAAGAAGCACCTACAGGAAGAGTTTGACGCTGCACTGGAGGAGAAAGACCAGATGATCACAGTCCTCCAAACACAG GTTgctctgttaaaaaaaagaacaaaggggCTTCCTGCTGGTGCTCTTGAAGGAGATGTTAATCAAGCTGAAAATGCTCCAGAGTCTTCCACACAAAGTCCTTCAAAAGACCCAGGAGATGAACCCAAAGCCATCGAGG GAGAGGGCAACAGTGATCCAGCTAAACTTATGGAGGCTCTGCAGAAGAGAGTCAAGCGACAGGAAAACCTCCTGCAGAAGTGCAAAGAAGTGATGCATACTCACAAAGAACGGAGCGCTCAGCTGAGCACGGAGAACGAgactctgcaggagcagctgcaggagaggctacaggagctggagaagataaAG GAGCTTCACACTACTGAAAAAACCAAACTGATCACCCAGCTGGGAGAGGCCAAGAACCTTATCGAACAACTGGAGCAGGACAAG GGAATGGTTATTGCTGAGACTAAGCGCCAGATGCACGAAACACTTGAAATGAAAGAAGACGAGGTCGCTCAGCTGCGTTCAAGGCTCCAGCAGGTCACTGCACACAAAGAGGAATTGcaagaacagaaagaaaaggctGAGAAATCAG CGTTTGAGGAGCTCGAACGGGCACTGGGTGTCGCTCAGAGGGCGGAGGAAGCCCGTAaacagctgcaggttcagctggaggagcaggtgaaagAAGTCGAAAGGGCCagtgaggaagagaggaagagtctACAGCAGGAGCTCACAcgagtcaaacaggaagtggtcaccATTATGAAG AAATCCTCAGAGGAAACAATGGCCAATATGGAAAAAGTCCACAGTGAAGCTTTGGCAGCTAAGGAAGAAGAGATAAGTGCCAGAATTGATAAAGCTGTG GAGCAATGCAAAGAGGAGTTTGCCCAGGTAGCTAAGGAGCAAGAGCAACAGGCCTCTCTTGCTCTGGAGGATGTAGAGTTACAGAAGACGGCTCTGAGGACAGAAGCTGATAACAGGATTAAAGAGATACAGTTGGAGCTGGAGGCTGCAAGAACG AGGATATTGGAGCTGGAGAGCACTCAGGAGAAGATCTCACAAGAAGAATCAAAGATGTCCCATGAGATATCGGGCCAGGTTGAAGAgctgaaggacacacacagagagcaaaTCTCTGCCTTAGAGGAAAAACATCAAGAGCAGCTGGGAAAGCACACGGAGACCCTAATCAAGCAGCACAATGCTGCTCttgaggagctgaaggaagaaCACCGGAAGGAGTTGGAGGACCTTCTGAGAGATAAAGAACAGCAGCTTCAAGGCCATATTGAAGAACTGACTCGCAAAACTGCTGAGAAAATGGAGGCAACGCAGGCTGAGCTGGACAGAGTTTCCACTGAACTTTCTGAGGCTTCGAACAGTAAACGGCTTTTGGAGGAGAGGGCGTTGGCAGCTGAAGATGCTTGTAGGTTGGCCCAAGAGGAACATGAGAAGAGGTTTCAAGAGTGGGAGGCAAAGCACAATTTAGAACTTACAAATATCAAACGGGAGCATGAGGAGTCTCTCGGAGGTATGGAAAAAACTCTAAAGGAGGAAGTGAATGCGTTGAAAATTGTGTTGGGTGAAAAGCAAAAGGAGATCGAAGAACTTACGACCAGGGAAAAAACCCTGAAAGAGGAGTCGCGTGAAATGAATGTTAAGGTTAAAGAGTTGGAAGAACTGCAGCAAAGTTTATTCCAGTCACAACAAGAAAACGAGAGGCTAAAGGAATCTAATGCAGAGTTAAGAAAGATCTCAGAGAACCTCGATCAGTGCAAGAAGGATCACGCTGATCTGGAGCATCAGTTAGATGCATCCAAGAATGATTGTCAGCAGAAAGATGCCTTACTCGAGGAACTCCAAAACCAGTTGCATCAGAACAGAAATGAGCTGTCGGAGAAGGAAAAGTCATTTACTGCTCAGCTGAACGCTAAAGAGGAGGAGCAAACATGTCTgaggaaacagctggaggaggaaaaggcagcCCATGAGGAGAAGATGCAGAACACTGTAAGTGACATGGAAGCGAAGGTGAAAGCCCTGGAGACCAAATTGGACAAATTCAAACAGAAggccaaagacatgcatgaaaGTGCTAAGAAAAAGCTTCAGAAACAAGACGAAACCATGAAGGTGGAGCTTGAGAAGAAGGACAAAGAGCTCCAACTAAAAGAGCAACAAATTCAGGAGAAAATTATTGAGATGGCCCAAAAAAGTTCTGAGGGCCTCAGCAGTGCAGTAACGGAGCTCCAGATCCACCacaaggaagagctggagaagcTTCGCGAAACCCACCGACGTGAGGTTGAGAACTTGGAGCTTCATTGGAATGAGAAGTTAAGACTGCAGGTAGAAGAAATAACTGAGAAACACTCAAACACCCTACAGGAGAAGGTGCAGGAACTAGGAGAAATCTCACATCAGCTCAGCAGGAGCAAAGAAGAGAATGAGCAGGTGTCGTGTGAGACGAGGAGCTTAAAGGAGGACCTTGCAATTCGAGACACCACTGTGCAGAAGCTGCAAGAGGAGCTGAACGAAGCAGCGGTTAAGCTCGAAAGTTTGTCTCGGGCTGAGGTTTTGCTCAAAGAGCAAATGGAGTCTGTGGAAAGAAACCTCAACCAGGCTCTGAGTGAGAGGAACTCCCTCCAAGACCAGCTGAACACAACAAACCGCGAAaatgaggagaagctgaagtcCCTGTCGCACGAATGTGAAGAGGCAGAAGCGCAGATTAAACTGCTGCAAGGTGCCAGAAGTACGGAAAGCGAAGATCTGAAAATGAAATTGGAGGACGATGTTATCCAGCTACAAGCTGTGATCGCTAATAAAGAAGAACTCATTTGCACTTTAGAGGAGAATCTGCGTCGGCAGACAGAGGAGAATAAGAATCTATGCATTTCAGTGGACCAACTGACTGCTCAGGTAAATGCTCAGATGGAGCAGGTCACAGCCTTAACACAGGAGAAGGAGAGTCACGCTCTGTCCCTCAGTGAGAACGTCCAGAACGTCGAGGAGCTGCGTGAAGCCAACAGGGTCGTATCAGAAAGTGCGAAAGCAAATGAATCACATATCAGTAAGTTGGAGAGCATCATCAGTGACTTAAAAACTCAGCTAGAAAGTAGCATAAACGAGAAGGAGAAAACTGTAACTCAGCTAATGCAGCAGTATACGGAAGAGAGGCAGCAGGCCGCAGAGGCCATAGAGAGGTTAGAGCAGGAGAGAAGGTCTGCTTCAGAGCAGGCAGATGCACTCAGGGTTAGCCTGTCTGACTACCAGAGAAACGCAGAGACTAGGTTCTCCCAGAACGACGGCACCATCACGTCTCTGCAGGCCAGGCTCCAGGAGCTGGAGCGCGAGATCTCTGAGAAGAACGAAGCGGTGCAGTGGCTGACGGCGAGTATCGACAATCAGTCCATCAGCAAGTCCGAGCAGGATCAGGTCTTGAGCGAGAAAGACCAGAAAGTCAGCGGCCTCACGTCAGAGCTGGACCGCTGCGTCGCTCGACTCggcgagctggaggagcagttgGCCTTAAAAACAGGCGAGTGCGAACAAGTTGCTGCTCATCTCGAACGGGAACGGGGCTCctgggagaaagaaagaaacgttCTGTCGGAACAGTTGCAGCAGACTCAGGCGCAGCACAGTCAGAGCAGCGATTTGGAGcaagagatgagagagaaaCTCGGCTCCCTCGAAGAAGACAaccaaaaatacaaacacaagcTCGGCAGCGAACGGGAGGAGTTCCAGAAGATCAAGGACGAGTTAATcaaggagaaagaagagagcCTGAAGGCAGCCGAGGAGAAGCTGTCGGCGGAGGTTGGTCGCAAAGTTTcggagctgaagaagaaagcTGAGCAGAAAATCAGTCAGATTAGGAAACAGCTAACTTCACAGCTTGAGGAAAAAGAACAGACGATCACGGCCCTTCAGGCCAGCCTGGAGGAAGTAAAGAACCGCGAAACCTCCAGTAAACAACACACGGAAACATTAGAAGAGAAGATAAGAGCATCCGAGGAAGCTCTGGCCAAGTTAAAGGAAGACCAGGAGAAACAACTGGAAGAGATTCTGAGTACAGAGAAGCACCAGACAGAAAAGTCCTTAGAGGACCTGAAGAACATGTATGAAGAGAAGCTGTCGGTGCGCACAGAGGAACACCAACAAACTGAAACATCACTACATGAAGTCAGGGCAAGTTTAAAAGACATCCTGGAGCAGAAGGAAAAACTGGAAGCAGAAATCAATCGACTCAAGGAAGAAATACAGGAGAAAGATTCGCAGCTCCAGAACTGGACGCAGTCGGACGCCGAGGCGAAGGTGGAACGTAGCAGCGTGCAGCAGACTGGTAGCGCCATGGCTAACAACGCCGCGGTTGAAGACGGGGACGGCGACTCCATGGAGTCTCTGAAGGACAAACTGAGTCAAATGAAGAACGAGAAAGACAAGATCCACAAGGACTTCACCAGACTGCAGAAAGACATCAGGTCCCTGAGGAAGGAGCATGAACAGGACCTGGAGTTCCTGAAGAAAGAATTAATGGAGGAGAATGAGAAGAAGCTCAG ggtggagctggaagaCATGCAAATGAAGCACAACTCTGCAATAAAACAGGTGTTGAGGGAGTTTAACACGAAAGAGGCTTCCAAGGAAACGGAGATTGATTCAGCGGTAAAGgaggccatag cgaAGGCCCAGGTTGTGGAAGCGGAGCTCATCGACACTCACCGGGATGAAGTGGGtcagctgaagaagctgcttaCCCAGAAAGACGAGGAGCTCCAACAAACGGTTCAGAAATATGAAGAAGTTCTCCAG AGCCGAGAGCAGGAGATGGGCGACCGAGTGTGGCAGGTCCAGaaagaactggaggagctgcaggaaaggAGCCGCGACAACGCCGAG TTGAGCGTAGAAGAACTGAAG GCTCAGCTGGGAGAGAAGACAACCTTGTTGAGCGAAGCTCGGCTGAAGGAGCAAGGCTTTGTCGAGAGA ATTCACTCTCTTGAGGACAGGATAAAATGCTTCCACCGAACTGCTGTTGTAAGTCATCTCGGGAACACACTCAAAG ATTCTGGGTTCAACAGCACGGACGTCTGCTCGGAAACCACTGAGATAGAGTACCTGAGGAAGGTGCTCTTTGAGTACATGATGGGACGGGAAACTAAA ACAATGGCCAAAGTGATCACCTCCATCCTCAAGTTTCCTCCCGACCAAGCACAAAAGGTTCTGGAGAAAGAAGACTCCAAAGTGACT CCCTGGTTACAAACATTTAACGTGTAG